Proteins from a single region of Acinonyx jubatus isolate Ajub_Pintada_27869175 chromosome D3, VMU_Ajub_asm_v1.0, whole genome shotgun sequence:
- the PPTC7 gene encoding protein phosphatase PTC7 homolog yields MFSVLSYGRLVARAVLGGLSQTDPRAGGGGGGDYGLVTAGCGFGKDFRKGLLKKGACYGDDACFVARHRSADVLGVADGVGGWRDYGVDPSQFSGTLMRTCERLVKEGRFVPSNPIGILTTSYCELLQNKVPLLGSSTACIVVLDRTSHRLHTANLGDSGFLVVRGGEVVHRSDEQQHYFNTPFQLSIAPPEAEGVVLSDSPDAADSTSFDVQLGDIILTATDGLFDNMPDYMILQELKKLKNSNYESIQQTARSIAEQAHELAYDPNYMSPFAQFACDNGLNVRGGKPDDITVLLSIVAEYTD; encoded by the exons atgTTCTCGGTCCTCTCGTACGGGCGGCTGGTGGCCCGCGCCGTCCTCGGCGGCCTCTCGCAGACCGACCCCAGGgccggtggcggcggcggcggtgacTACGGGCTGGTGACGGCCGGCTGCGGCTTCGGCAAAGACTTCCGTAAGGGCCTTCTCAAGAAGGGCGCGTGCTACGGGGACGACGCGTGCTTCGTGGCCCGGCACCGCTCAGCAGACGTGCTCG gggtTGCTGATGGTGTAGGAGGATGGAGAGACTATGGAGTTGATCCATCTCAGTTCTCAGGGACTTTAATGCGGACGTGTGAACGGTTAGTAAAAGAAGGACGGTTCGTCCCAAGTAATCCCATTGGAATCCTCACCACGAGCTACTGTGAGTTGCTGCAAAATAAAGTACCCTTGCTTG GTAGCAGTACTGCCTGCATTGTGGTGCTGGACAGAACTAGCCACCGCTTACACACAGCAAACCTGGGCGATTCGGGCTTCCTGGTTGTCAGGGGTGGTGAAGTTGTGCACCGATCAGATGAGCAGCAGCATTACTTCAACACTCCATTCCAGCTCTCAATTGCACCACCTGAAGCCGAGGGAGTCGTCCTGAGTGACAG CCCGGATGCTGCTGATAGCACATCTTTTGATGTCCAGTTAGGAGACATTATCCTGACGGCAACAGATGGACTTTTTGACAACATGCCTGATTATATGATCCTTCAGGAGCTAAAAAAGTTAAAG AATTCAAATTATGAGAGTATACAACAGACGGCAAGAAGCATTGCTGAGCAAGCCCATGAGCTGGCCTATGACCCAAATTATATGTCACCTTTTGCACAGTTTGCATGTGACAATGGATTGAATGTGAGAG gtGGAAAGCCAGATGACATCACCGTCCTTCTTTCAATAGTGGCTGAGTATACAGACTGA